GTCACCGTCCGGGCCGTTCGCCGGGCCGGGGGTCCGTTCGTCGTGCTGTCGCCGGTACATGTCCGGCCTCCTTCCCGTCAGGGGGAGTCAGCGTTTCCGCTGCTGGGTTCCGCCGTCCGCCGTGGCGGACTGGCGCAGACGGCGCCGCAGGGTGACGACGGCTTCGTCGAAGTGCTGGCGCAGGGTGGTGAGGGCGGTGGGCAGGTCGGCGCCCGCGATGAGATCGACCAAACCCCGGTGTTCGGGCAGCAGGTCCATGCGGTCGGGTTCGAGGTCGGCGTACATGTTGAGGCAGAGCCGGGTCTCGGAGACGAGGGTGTCGAACATGCGGTTGAGGCGGTGGCTTCCGGCCGCCTCGACCACCATGCGGTGGAAGCTGAGGTCGAGGTCGGCGACGCCCCACCAGTTGTCGTCCTCGGCCGCCGTGGCCATGTCGTCCACCACCCGGCGCAGGGCGTCCAGCAGTTCAGCGGACGCGCGGGCGGTGATGACGCGGCGGAAGGCCGCGGCCTCCACGGCCTCGCGGGCGAAGAAGACGTCCACGACGTCGTCCTCGCTGAGCACCGGCACGAAGACGCCGCGATGGGGCTGACTGGCCAGCAGTCCTTCCTGGATGAGGCGTTGCAGGCTCTCGCGGACCGGTCCCCTGCTGACGCCGAGCCGTTCGGCCAGCTCGGTCTCGTGGAGCTGGGTGCCGGGCAGGAAGACGCCGCGGTGGATGCCGTCCCTGAGCTGCTCGGTGACCTGGGAGGTCAGGGTCCTGCGACGGATCGGGTTGACCGGTGACGGCCGGCCGAGGGCCGTCGTCATGTCCTCGGTGGTCATCGACGCGCTTCCTCCCCGGGCTCGACGCCCTGTCCGATGAGGGTGACGCTGAGGGCGGTGAGGAAGATCGCCAGACCGGGCACGATCACCAGCAGCGGCACCTGCTCCATGTAGACCTGCGCGTCCAGCAGCATCGCGCCCCAGTCGGAGTCCGGCGGCTGCACGCCGAGCCCGATGAACGACAGGCCACCCACCGTGATGAGCTTGTGCCCGAAACGGAGGAAGGCGAGCGCCGTGACCGGGCGGATGGCGTTGGGGATGATGTGCCGCACGATGACGAAGGTGCGGGAGCAGCCCAGCGCCTCGGCGGCCTCGATGAAGTCCCGGCTGTTGATCTCCAGGGCCAGGCCGCGCATGAGCCGGGCGAACGGGGTCCAGCCGACGACGGTGAGGGCCGCGATCAGGGTGCCGTGGCCGGTGCCGAGGATCGCGATGAGGAACAGCGCGACGATCACGTCGGGGATGGAGATGAGCAGATCGACCGTGCGCATCAGCAGCTCATCGACGAGGCCGCCGACGCGTGCGCTGAACGCCCCGATGAGCGTGCCGAGGACCGCGCAGAGCACCAGCGTGATCGCCGCGATGGTCACGGAGAACCGTCCGCCCCACATCAGTCTGCTCAGCACGTCCCGGCCCAACTGGTCGGTGCCGAGCCAGTGTCCGGCGCTGGGGGCGGCCAGCCGGTGGGTGAGGTCCTGGGTCGCGGGGTCGTAGGGCGCGATCCAGGGGGTGAGCAGCAGGACCGACAGCACCGCGGTGAGGACGAGGGCCCCCGCCCGCACGGTCCACGGCAGGCGCCGCCAGGCCCGCCAGCCGGAGCGAGCCGCCCTGCCGATCGCCGCGAGGAGGTGGGCCGCCCCGTGCGGCCGGATGTCGGGGGCGTGTTCAGTGAGCGCCATGGCGGACCCTCGCAGCCGGGTTGATGAGTTCGCCGAGGAGATCGGCCGCCGTGCTGACCAGGATCGCCAGGGCGACGAGGGACAGCAGGCCGGCCTGGATCACGGGCACGTCCTGGTTGAGGACGGCCTTGTAGACGAGCTGTCCCATGCCGGGGATGGCGAACAGCACCTCGACCACGACCGAGCCGCCGAGCAGGCCGGCGAACCAGAGGGAGGAGAGGGTCAGCACGGGCAGCAGACCGTTGCGCAGGGCGTGCCGGATCAGGGCGCGGCGGGAGCTGAGGCCCCGGGCGCGGGCGGCGGTGATGTAGGGCGCCTGGAGGACGTCGATCATCGCCGCCCTCGTGACGCGGGCGAAGTAGGCCAGCGGGCGCAGGGCGAGGGTGACGGCGGGCAGGATGATGGCGGCCGGCGACTGCCAGCCCGCCGAGGGGAGCCAGCCGAGGGAGCGGGAGAAGACGAGGACCAGCACGGGGGCCAGCCAGTATTCGGGGACGGCGACGAATCCCTGGGTGACGAAGGTGACGCCGCTGTCGAGCTTCGAACCGCGCCGGGTGGCGGAGATGACGCCCAGGGGCACCGCGATGAGGAGGGCGGCGGACAGGGCGATGACGGCGAGCATGAGGGACACGGTGAGGGCGCCGCCGAGCAGGTCGCCGACGGGCGTTCTGCTGGTGAACGAGAGGCCGAAGTCTCCGCGCACCGCGCGGCCGAGCCAGCTCGCGTACTGGACGACGAGCGGCTGGTCGAGCCCCAGCTCCGCCTTGAGAGCCTCGACCGCGTCCGGGTCGATGGCCCGGTCCGAGACCCGTGAGCGCAGCACCGTGCGGACCGGGTCGTCGCCGCTGAGATAGGGGATGAGGAAGGTCAGCATGGAGACCACGAGCAATGTGGCGAGCATGACCACGGTGCGTCGCAGGACGAAGCGGATCACCTCACCACCTCCTTCCGGTCGTGGGTCGTGGGCTGCGGCTCGTCGGGGTTGCGGGTGGTGCGGCGTGGTCGGGGCGGTCCGGCCGGGGCCGGGGGGCCGAAGGTCAGGTGAGGACGTCCAGCGTCCGGTAGTAGGCGCCGGCGAAGGGCAGGAACCACGGGGAGCCGAAGTAGTGCCCGGGGACGTGCGGGAATTCCAGACCGCGCCAGACGTTGGCCGAGGCGTCGCCGCCCAGCACGTCGGCCATCTGGCGGCCCATGTGGGTGGCCATCTGAACGCCGTGGCCGGAGAAGCCGGCGGCGTAGAAGAGCCCTTCGTGCTCCCCGGCGTGGACGAGCTGGTCGAGGCTGAGGTCGACCAGCCCGCCCCAGCAGTAGTCGATGCGCACGCCCGCGAGTTGCGGGAAGACCGAGAGCATGCCCTTGCGCAGGATCTTCCCGCTCTTGAGGTCGGAGGCGGCGCCGGACATCGCGAACCGGGCGCGTCCGCCGAAGAGCAGCCGGTTGTCGGGGGTGACGCGGAAGTAGTAGAGGATGTTCCTGGAGTCGGACGCCATGCGGCGGGTGGGCATCAGCTCGTCCAGGACGGCCTGGTCGAGGGGCTCGGTGACCACGATGAAGCTGCCGACCGGCACGACGCGGTTGCGCAGCCAGCGGAACGACGAGCCGGTGTAGGCGCCGGACGCGAAGAGGACCTGGTCGGCGCGGAGCGTGCCGACGGGTGTGGTGACGTCGTGCCGGTGGCCGCTGATCCGGCGGACCTTGGTGACCGGGGCCTTCTCCAGGATCCGCACCCCGAGCCGCTCGGCGGCGTCGGCCAGGCCCCGGACGAACTTGCCGACGTGCAGGCCCGCGCCCTGCGGGTCGGCCATGGCGCCGTGGTAGTAGTCGGAGCCGATCTCCGCGCGCAGGTCCTTCCTCGGGATCAGCTCGGTCCGGTATCCGATGAGGTCGTGCAGCGCCTCGTGGGTGCGCGCCAGGCGCTCGTAATGGGCGGGCTTACAGGCCAGGTTGAGCTTGCCGGTCCGCGCGAAGTCGCAGTCGATGTCCTCCTCGGTGACCAGCTTCTCGACGGTGTCGATGGCGTCGTTGTAGGCGAGGTAGAGGGACTTGGCGGTCGGGACGCCGTAACGGCCCACGGCGGTGAGGAAGCCGATGGCCAGTCCGGTGGTGCACATCCCGCCGTTGCGCCCCGAGGCGCCCCAGCCGACGGTGTCCTGCTCCAGGACCGTGACCCGCGCCCCTTTACGGGCCAGGTGCAGCGCGGCGGAGAGGCCGGTCAACCCGGCTCCCACGACCGCCACGTCCGTCCGCCCGTCGAGAGAGAGGGCAGTGCGGTCGGGCGCGGCCGGTGCGGTGTCCAACCAGTAGGGAATCGGCTTCACGGTGCTGCTTCCTCTCGTGGGGCGCGGGGGTGTCGTCGGCTGGGGCGGAACCGGGCGGGGCGTCCGCCGGTGGGGTCAGAGTCCGAGCAGGCCGGGCAGCTCGGTCAGGGCCGTGATCTCGGTGTAGCCGTAGTACGGCGTGCTGGGCTCGTAACCCCGGTTGAGGTAGACCTTGTTGGTGATCCGCAGGTCGTGGGCGGGGATGAGGTCGTAGCGCAGGCTGGACGACACGTGCAGGACGTCGCCGGGGCCGCACTCCAGCCGTCCGAGCATGTACTCGAACGCCTGCAGCCGGGGCTTGTAGGCCCGCGCCTGCTCGGCGGTGAACACGGCGTGGAACGGGGCGCCGAGCTTGCCCACGTTGTGGGCGATCTGGGAGTCGGCCGCGTTGGAGAGGATGACGAGCGGGAACTCCTCGGCGAGCTTGGCCAGGCCCTCGGGGACGTCGGGGTGGGGGCCCCAGGTCGGGACGGCGTCGACGATGCTGTCGCCGTCGGTGTCCCGGTACTCCAGGTCCCACAGGGTGTTGGCGCGCCTGAGGGCGTTCTTCACCACGTCGGGGTAGGGCTGGTAGGCGCCCATGACCTCGTCGATCCGGAATGCCTCGAAGTCGTCGAGGAAGTCCTCCATGCGGTCCGGATCGACGCGGTCCGCGTACAGGCCGCGGGTGACGGCGGACATCTGGAAGTGGGTGAGGGTGCCGTAGCAGTCGAAGGTGATGTACTTGGGCCGGAAGTCGATCATGGGGGTCCCTTCGAGTCGTCTCTCGCTGGTGAGGGGGGCGGTCAGCCGGTGGCGCGGGCCAGGTCGGCGGTCAGGGTGTAGTAGGGGTGGACGGCGTATCCGACCACTCCGGCGACGGCGGCCGTCTCGGTCTCGTGGACCAGGAAGACGTTCACGGCTTGGCTCTGGAGGAGTTCGGCCGTCTGTGCGTAGACGGCGTAGCGCTCGTCCCGGCTCTCGGCGACCCTGGCCTCCTCGACCAGGGCGTCCAGCTCCGGGTCGCAGACGTGCGTGATGTTGTAGCTGCCGTCGCAGGTGTAGTCGGCGGTGAGGAAGCCGAGCGGGTCGGGCATGTCGTTGAGGTAGTTGCGGGAGAGCAGCGCCATGTCGAAGTCGCCTTCGAGCAGGGCCGGTTCCATGGAGGCGTAGTCGCCGGTCTCGATGGTCACGTCGATCCCGACGGCTCCGAGCTGCTCCTGGAGGACGGCGGCGAGGTCGGCGAATCCGGTGCCCTCGGTGTAGGCGAGGAGTGTCAGGTTGAGGGACGACGGGTCGACGCCGGCCTCCGCCAGGAGCTCCGCCGCCGCGTCCGGGTCGGCCTCGACGGGCTCGGCTTGCTCGGGGGCGAACGGCTCGGTCGGGGTGAACGGTCCGACCGCCGGGTGGGCCGCGCCGGGGTAGACGGCTTCGCTGATGGCGCGGGTGTCGACGGCAGCCTGAACGGCCCGGCGTACCAGTTCGTCGTCGAAGGGGGCGCGGCCGTTGTTGAGGATCAGCTCGGTGGTTCTGGGCAGTTCGACCGTCTCCAGCCGGGTGCCTCCGGAGCCGCTGAGCGTCTCCATGCTGGTGACCGGCAGCTTTCTGGCGATCTGCGCCTCGCCGGTGTCGATCTGGGTGGCGCGCATCGCCCCGTCGGGGATGAACCGGACCTCGGCCGCGTCGAGTCCGACACCCCCGCCCCAGTAGGAGGAGTTGGCCTCCAGCGACACGGACTGCTGGGGCACCTCCTCGATGATGGCGAAGGGACCGGTGCAAGTGCCCTGGGGGTCGGGGGTGGATCCTTCGAACGCCGAGGGGGCGAGGATCCCGGTGTGCGGAGTCGACATCCGCTCCGGCATGAGGTAATCGGGCGTCGGGGTGGTGATGCGCACGGTGTCGTCGCCGACCGCCTCGACGTTCTCCACCACATCGGGTGAGAACACCGACGCGGGCGCGGTCGCACCGAGCGCGTGCTGCAGCGCCCCGGCGACGGCCTCGGCGTCCATCGGCTCGCCGTTCTGGAACGTGACGCCGCTCCGGAGGCCGAACTCCCAGACGGTGGGCGCCGTCTGGTCCCAGGAGGTGGCGAGCATCGGCTCCAGGACGCCGTTGCCGGCGCTGGAGACGAGCATCTCCAGACAGCCGAGCTTGCTCAGGACGAACGAGTCGTCGGTCTCCAGCGCCCAGGCGGCGGCCGGCGCGAACGGCTCGTCAATGACGATCGTCCCGTTCCCGCCCTCACCGCCCCCCGAGGCGTCGGCGCCCTCACCACTCATTCCGCAGGCCCCGAGGGTCAGTGTCAGTAGGGAAATTCCACAGGTCACACGAAAAATATTCATAGCTGCTCACTCATTCACGTCTGGAGCGGAGCGCCGCGCTGTTGGTGAAGACCGTATGAGCGTCAACTGCCATCTGTCTACAATCTTTCGTAAACAAGACGTTGCCACAGTGCGTCACGAGCGAACCGGCCGGAGGACGACCAGGGGTCGGGGCACGGGCTGATGAGAGGCCGCGGGGTGGGGGTTCCCGGCTTGTTGAGCATTGCTTAGGCTGGGCTCCCACCGGTCACCGGCCGGGTGTTGGGACCACGCGCGGCACTGTCGCCGCGGCGGGAACGGAGCGGGCATGAGCAAGCGCATTCTGGTGACGGGGGGCGCCTCCGGCCTCGGCCGGGCGATCGTGAGCCACTACGCGGCGGCGGGTTGGCGGGTGCTGATCGCCGACGTGGCCGAGCCCGGGGCGCTACCGGCGGGCGATGTGTCCTACCAACGCCTCGACGTGCGCTCGGAGGAGGACTGGCAGCGGGTGCGCGCCTGGTGCGAGTCGGCGTGGGGCGGGCTGGACGTGCTGGTCAACAACGCGGGCGTGGCCGCCGCCGGCCGCATGGAGCGCATAGCGCCGGCCGACTGGGAGTGGATCCTCGGCATCAACCTGAACGGCGTCATCGCCGGCTGCCGCACGTTCGCGCCGGTCTTCAAGGAGCAGCGCGGCGGGCACCTGGTCAACATCTCGTCGCTGGCCGGGCTGATGAACCTGCCGGGCATGGCCTCCTACAACGTCACCAAGGCCGCCGTGATCTCCCTGTCGGAGACCCTGCGCTACGAGCTGGAGCCGTGGAACATACGGACCACCGTGGTCTGCCCCGGCTTCGTCCCGACCAACCTCGGCTCCCGGCTGCGCAGTCCCGACCCCGTTCTGGCCGACGTGGCCCACAAGATGCTCGCGAAGGGCACGGTCACGCCCGAGCAGGTGGCGGAGCGGGTGGCCGAGGCCGTTGACAAGGGCCGGTTCCTGGTCCACACCCACCGCGAGGTGCGGGTGGTGGTGGCGCTCAAGCGGCTGCTGCCCAGGCTCGTGGACCGGCAGATCACGAAGGGGTGGCGGCAGATGAAGGACGAGCTGGAGCGGCAGGACCGGGAGCGGGAGGCCAGCGGAGCCTGACCGCCCGCCCCCGGTCCTCGTCCCGGCGGAGGCTCAGCGGCCCGCCGGCGCCGGCGGGCCGGAGAGGGCGTCGGCCAGCCGGAGGAAGACGGCCGCCTCCTCGTCCCTGCCCCGCCGTTGCAGGGTGCGGCCGAGCATCAGGTGGGCGTAGGGCTCGACCGGGTCGCGGGCGATCACCTCACGCAACTGCTCTTCGGCGCGGCCGAGTTGAGCCGAGTGATAGAGGGCGCGGGCCAGCAGCAGGCGCGGCGCGACCTGGTCGGGGAACTCCTCCACCACCCCGGCCAGCAGCCGGGCCGCGGTGGCGTAGTCCCTCGCCTCGAAGAACAGCCCGGCGCGCTCCCAACGTTCGGCGACGGTCTCTTCCCGCACCGCGCCGGGTCCGTCATCGAACAGGTGCCGGGCACTGGCCCAACGCCCGGGGCTGGGCTCGCCGTTGGGCAGGTAGGTGTCGAGGTCGCGGGTCATGGGGGGCTCCTCTCGGACTGCGCGCTCCGGTGGGGTCAGACGGTGGCCAGCCCGCTCTTGAGGGCGCCCGCGATGCGGACGACGCGCTCGGCCTGGTGGCGGGCGGCGTTTCGGGTCTCCTCGCCGACCGGGTTGTTGCCCTGACCGTCGACGTGGGAGGTGCCGTAAGGGTTGCCGTCCACGAACTTCACGGGGTCGGTGTAGCCGGGGGACACGATCAGGCCGCCGAAGTGGTGGATGGAGTTGTACAGCGCGAGCAGGGTCGACTCCTGGCCGCCGTGGGTGGTGGCGCTGGTCACGAAGCCGCTGTAGACCTTGTCGGCCAGCCGCCCCCGCGCCCAGAGGCCACCGAGGGTGTCGATGAACTGCTTGAGCTGCGAGGAGATGTTGCCGAACCGGGTGGGTGTGCCGAAGATCACCGCGTCCGCCCACTCCACGTCGTCGGGGGTGGCGACCGGGACTCCGGCGCTGGCCGCGGCGTGCGCGGCCCAGGCCTCGTTGGACGCTATGGCGGCCTCGGGGGCCAGCTCGGCGGCCTTGAGCAGGCGCACCTCGGCACCCGCCTTCGCGCCGGCCTCGGCGATCTCCTTGGCGATCTCGGCGCTGAAGCCGGTGGCGGAGTAGTAGATGACGGCGAGGTTGACGGTGGTGCTCATAGTGGGGTCTCCGTTCGTGCGCTGACGCCTGCAGTTGCTTGAACAGTAAACTATATGACGGCATTCCCGGCACAGAAGTGTGATGATGGCGCCGCCGGATGATGATCGGGAGGGACGAGGACGATGGGACACCGCGTGGTGGACAACCCGGAGCGGTCACGCTTCGAGATCTTCGAGGGGGTCTCCGAGGGGGTCTCCGAGGACGCCTCCGAGGACGGCAACGCGGGCGGTGAGCTCGCCGGATTCGCGGAGTACCACCTGTCCGAGGGCGAGATCGCGTTCATCCACACCGAGATCGACTCCCGCTTCGAGGGCCGCGGCCTGGCCGGCGCGCTCGCCCGCGCGGCACTGGACGCCGCGCGCGAACGGGGCCTGGCGGTGCTGCCGTACTGCCCGTTCATCCGGGGCTGGATCGGCAAGCATCCCGAGTACACGGAGCTGGTCCCGGCGGGGCGCCGCGCGCGCTTCGGCCTCGCCTGACGGAGGAGTTGGAGCGGATGAGCGACACGGTGAAGGACGCCGAGGCGTCCGGGTACACGCGGACCACGGCGGTGATCGCCACGAGCACCGGCACCGACTACGGCGTGGACATCCGCGCCGGGCGCCACCGGCTGACGGCCGACGAGCCGGTCTCCGTGGGGGGCGGCGACACCGGGCCCCATCCGGTCGCCCTGCTGCTGTCCGCGCTCGGCTCCTGCACGGCCATCACGCTGCGCATGTACGCGCAGCGCAAGGAATGGCCGCTGGAGGGCGTCCGGGTCCACCTGGCTTATGAGAAGGGCACGGGCAAGGACGCCCGGATCACCCGGCGGATCGACCTGCTGGGCGACGGCCTGGACGAGGCCCAGCGGGCCCGGCTGCTGGACATCGCCGAGCGCACCCCGGTGACCCGCGCGGTCCGCGGCGACGTGCCGATCGTCCCCGTCTCACGGCCACCGGCCCAGCGGAAGGGGTGACCCACCGGCCTCGCGGCGGCTACCGTGGTCGGTGGAACGCGCCGGAGTCGGCGCGTCGTTGACCGTGGGGGGAACCATGGGAAAGCGTGACCAGCGCCCGCCGGAGGACGCCGACCGCGACGGGGGGCGCGACCGGGACAGGGACGAGGATGACGTCGATCCACGGGACGAGCTCCTCGCCACCATCGTCCTGATCGACAAGGACCACCCGAGGATCGCTCTGGACAACATCCGACACCTACGATGAGGCCGGTCGCACGGCCACGGCCGGCCACCGCGCGCGGTGTGCCCGCCCCGGACCGATGACCGCCGGTGAGTCCGTCGCGCGGTTCCTCGACGCACAGGTGGCGTACATGCGCGAACGCCGGGCGAGCGTCGAGAACCGCGGCGTCACCGTCATCACCACCTCCGGTGCCCTCGTGACCCTCCAGCTCGCCTTCCTCGCGGTCGCCCGCGAGGAGACGCTGGCGGCGCCGCTCACCCTGCGGCTCACGGTGGGGACATCCCTGCTGTGCTTCCTGGCGGCGACGGCGTTCGGCATCCTCATCAACACGCCGTCCGTGTGGCGGGAGGTGGACGCGCGCTCGTTCGGCGCCCATCTGTCGGCGGAGCACTGGTTCAAGGACGAGCACTTGGCGACGCAGGCCATCGCCGTCGCCCAACTCGGCGTCCTCCACCACTACACGCGCGTCTTCGCCGTCAAAGTGCGGTATCTGCGGCTCGCCTTCGCCTGCGAGCTGGCGGGCATGACGCTGCTGGCCGCCTCCGTCTTCACGCTGCTCCTCGTCCTGTGACCGCGCGCCGGGCATCCGCCAGCAGCGCCACCGCCTCCGTCAGGACCGTCGGGGTGCTCGCCGCGTAGCCCAGCACCAGGCCGGGCCGGTGCGGGAGTTGGGCGTGCCAGGACAGCGGGTGCGCCTTCACGCCGCGCGCCAGGGCCGCCGCCGCCAGGTCGGTGTCCGCGAAGCCGGCGTCGAAAGTGATCGTCAGATGCAGGCCCGCCGCCGCGCCGTGCACCGTCGCGCCCGGAAGGCGCTCCCCGATCGCGGCGATCATCGCGTCCCGGCGGCGGCGGTGCCGCCCGCGCAGGAAGCGCAACTGCCGCTCCAGCTCTCCCGATTCCATCAGCCGCGCCAGCACGAGCTGCGGCAGCGCGGCGTTTCCCAGGTCGGCGTACCGCTTGGCGTCGACCAGGGCATCACGCAGTCCGGGCGGCGGCAGGAGCCAGCCGACGCGCAGCGCGGGCGCGAGCAGCTTGGACATGCTCCCGCCGTAGCAGACCCGTTCGGCCAGCATCGACCGCAGCGCGGGAACGGGCGGCCGGTCGTAACGGTGCTCGGCGTCGTAGTCGTCCTCCACGATCAGGCCGCCTTCCTCGGCCCACCGCATCAGCTCCCGGCGCCGCTCGCCGCCGAGGACGACGCCCATGGGGAACTGGTGGGCGGGCGTCAGCAGGACGGCCGGCGCGCCGCTCGCCCACAACGCGTCCACCCGGACGCCGTCCTCGTCGACCGGGACCGGCGGGGTGTCCAGCCCCCGGGCTGCCAGGTGCTGCCGGGCGCCGAGCGCTCCGGGGTCCTCGACGGCGACCGCGCGCGTACCGCCGGCGGCGAGCACCTCGCCGAGCAGGGTGAGGGCCTGGGCCACGCCGGCCACGACGATCACCTCGTCCGGGTCCGCCCTGATTCCCCGGTTGCGGGCCAGCCAGTCGGCGACGGCCAGCCGCAGCGCGGGCGTGCCGCGCGGGTCTCCGTAACCGAAGGCGGCGGCCGACAGATCGCGCAGGACGGCGCGTTCGGCACGCAGCCAGACCGCGCGCGGGAACGCGGCGAGGTCCGGGACGCCCGGTGACAGGTCGATACGGGCCGGGGCGGCCCGTATGACGTCGAAGACGTCCGCGCCGGGCGCTCCGGCGAACGGCGCTCGCGGCACGGGGCCGTTCACGCGGGAACCGTTCACGCGGGAACCGTTCGCCCGGGAACCGTTCGCGCGCGCCCCGGGCAGGGGCGCGGCGACGACCACCGTCCCGCTCCGCCCGCGCCCGGCGATGTGCCCGTCCTCGGTCAGACGCTGGTACGCCTCGGTGACGACGCCCCGGGAGACCCGCAGGTCGGCCGCCAGCACGCGCGTGGCGGGCAGCCGGCCGCCCACCGGCAGGCGGCCGTCCGAGATGGCGCGCCGGAGCTGCCCGGCCAGCCAGTCGGCCAGCGCGCCCGCCGGGGCGTCCTTGACGTCGAGCTGGAGGAAGTCGGAGCCCGCTGAGGTATTGGACCTGTCCGAGGCACTCGAATTGGACCTGTTCACCGGACCACGGTAGCGACAGCCTGAACGCATGAATGACACGAACGGCATGAACGACACAAACGGCACGACGGGACCGGCGGCGGCCGGATATGTGCACGGGTACTCGGCGGCCGAGGCCCGCCGGCTCGGTGACCAGGCGGACACGCTGGCGGAGTTGCTGCACGCGGACACCGTGTTCCCGGCCGGGAGCCGGGTGTTGGAGGTGGGCTGTGGGGTCGGCGCGCAGAC
Above is a window of Streptomyces sp. NBC_01803 DNA encoding:
- a CDS encoding GntR family transcriptional regulator, translated to MTTEDMTTALGRPSPVNPIRRRTLTSQVTEQLRDGIHRGVFLPGTQLHETELAERLGVSRGPVRESLQRLIQEGLLASQPHRGVFVPVLSEDDVVDVFFAREAVEAAAFRRVITARASAELLDALRRVVDDMATAAEDDNWWGVADLDLSFHRMVVEAAGSHRLNRMFDTLVSETRLCLNMYADLEPDRMDLLPEHRGLVDLIAGADLPTALTTLRQHFDEAVVTLRRRLRQSATADGGTQQRKR
- a CDS encoding ABC transporter permease yields the protein MALTEHAPDIRPHGAAHLLAAIGRAARSGWRAWRRLPWTVRAGALVLTAVLSVLLLTPWIAPYDPATQDLTHRLAAPSAGHWLGTDQLGRDVLSRLMWGGRFSVTIAAITLVLCAVLGTLIGAFSARVGGLVDELLMRTVDLLISIPDVIVALFLIAILGTGHGTLIAALTVVGWTPFARLMRGLALEINSRDFIEAAEALGCSRTFVIVRHIIPNAIRPVTALAFLRFGHKLITVGGLSFIGLGVQPPDSDWGAMLLDAQVYMEQVPLLVIVPGLAIFLTALSVTLIGQGVEPGEEARR
- a CDS encoding ABC transporter permease yields the protein MIRFVLRRTVVMLATLLVVSMLTFLIPYLSGDDPVRTVLRSRVSDRAIDPDAVEALKAELGLDQPLVVQYASWLGRAVRGDFGLSFTSRTPVGDLLGGALTVSLMLAVIALSAALLIAVPLGVISATRRGSKLDSGVTFVTQGFVAVPEYWLAPVLVLVFSRSLGWLPSAGWQSPAAIILPAVTLALRPLAYFARVTRAAMIDVLQAPYITAARARGLSSRRALIRHALRNGLLPVLTLSSLWFAGLLGGSVVVEVLFAIPGMGQLVYKAVLNQDVPVIQAGLLSLVALAILVSTAADLLGELINPAARVRHGAH
- a CDS encoding NAD(P)/FAD-dependent oxidoreductase, yielding MKPIPYWLDTAPAAPDRTALSLDGRTDVAVVGAGLTGLSAALHLARKGARVTVLEQDTVGWGASGRNGGMCTTGLAIGFLTAVGRYGVPTAKSLYLAYNDAIDTVEKLVTEEDIDCDFARTGKLNLACKPAHYERLARTHEALHDLIGYRTELIPRKDLRAEIGSDYYHGAMADPQGAGLHVGKFVRGLADAAERLGVRILEKAPVTKVRRISGHRHDVTTPVGTLRADQVLFASGAYTGSSFRWLRNRVVPVGSFIVVTEPLDQAVLDELMPTRRMASDSRNILYYFRVTPDNRLLFGGRARFAMSGAASDLKSGKILRKGMLSVFPQLAGVRIDYCWGGLVDLSLDQLVHAGEHEGLFYAAGFSGHGVQMATHMGRQMADVLGGDASANVWRGLEFPHVPGHYFGSPWFLPFAGAYYRTLDVLT
- a CDS encoding haloacid dehalogenase type II, whose amino-acid sequence is MIDFRPKYITFDCYGTLTHFQMSAVTRGLYADRVDPDRMEDFLDDFEAFRIDEVMGAYQPYPDVVKNALRRANTLWDLEYRDTDGDSIVDAVPTWGPHPDVPEGLAKLAEEFPLVILSNAADSQIAHNVGKLGAPFHAVFTAEQARAYKPRLQAFEYMLGRLECGPGDVLHVSSSLRYDLIPAHDLRITNKVYLNRGYEPSTPYYGYTEITALTELPGLLGL
- a CDS encoding ABC transporter substrate-binding protein, which translates into the protein MSGEGADASGGGEGGNGTIVIDEPFAPAAAWALETDDSFVLSKLGCLEMLVSSAGNGVLEPMLATSWDQTAPTVWEFGLRSGVTFQNGEPMDAEAVAGALQHALGATAPASVFSPDVVENVEAVGDDTVRITTPTPDYLMPERMSTPHTGILAPSAFEGSTPDPQGTCTGPFAIIEEVPQQSVSLEANSSYWGGGVGLDAAEVRFIPDGAMRATQIDTGEAQIARKLPVTSMETLSGSGGTRLETVELPRTTELILNNGRAPFDDELVRRAVQAAVDTRAISEAVYPGAAHPAVGPFTPTEPFAPEQAEPVEADPDAAAELLAEAGVDPSSLNLTLLAYTEGTGFADLAAVLQEQLGAVGIDVTIETGDYASMEPALLEGDFDMALLSRNYLNDMPDPLGFLTADYTCDGSYNITHVCDPELDALVEEARVAESRDERYAVYAQTAELLQSQAVNVFLVHETETAAVAGVVGYAVHPYYTLTADLARATG
- a CDS encoding SDR family NAD(P)-dependent oxidoreductase, yielding MSKRILVTGGASGLGRAIVSHYAAAGWRVLIADVAEPGALPAGDVSYQRLDVRSEEDWQRVRAWCESAWGGLDVLVNNAGVAAAGRMERIAPADWEWILGINLNGVIAGCRTFAPVFKEQRGGHLVNISSLAGLMNLPGMASYNVTKAAVISLSETLRYELEPWNIRTTVVCPGFVPTNLGSRLRSPDPVLADVAHKMLAKGTVTPEQVAERVAEAVDKGRFLVHTHREVRVVVALKRLLPRLVDRQITKGWRQMKDELERQDREREASGA
- a CDS encoding tetratricopeptide repeat protein: MTRDLDTYLPNGEPSPGRWASARHLFDDGPGAVREETVAERWERAGLFFEARDYATAARLLAGVVEEFPDQVAPRLLLARALYHSAQLGRAEEQLREVIARDPVEPYAHLMLGRTLQRRGRDEEAAVFLRLADALSGPPAPAGR
- the wrbA gene encoding NAD(P)H:quinone oxidoreductase, with translation MSTTVNLAVIYYSATGFSAEIAKEIAEAGAKAGAEVRLLKAAELAPEAAIASNEAWAAHAAASAGVPVATPDDVEWADAVIFGTPTRFGNISSQLKQFIDTLGGLWARGRLADKVYSGFVTSATTHGGQESTLLALYNSIHHFGGLIVSPGYTDPVKFVDGNPYGTSHVDGQGNNPVGEETRNAARHQAERVVRIAGALKSGLATV
- a CDS encoding GNAT family N-acetyltransferase, with the protein product MGHRVVDNPERSRFEIFEGVSEGVSEDASEDGNAGGELAGFAEYHLSEGEIAFIHTEIDSRFEGRGLAGALARAALDAARERGLAVLPYCPFIRGWIGKHPEYTELVPAGRRARFGLA
- a CDS encoding OsmC family protein, producing MSDTVKDAEASGYTRTTAVIATSTGTDYGVDIRAGRHRLTADEPVSVGGGDTGPHPVALLLSALGSCTAITLRMYAQRKEWPLEGVRVHLAYEKGTGKDARITRRIDLLGDGLDEAQRARLLDIAERTPVTRAVRGDVPIVPVSRPPAQRKG